A genomic window from Pseudonocardia broussonetiae includes:
- a CDS encoding dynamin family protein gives MSSLGVAVRGVLRDGVEAYRDSPQATAWLRQHLARFEEPLRVAIAGKVKAGKSTLLNALVGEEIAPTDAGECTRVVTWYQDGPSPKVIMIPREGRPRPLTVARRDGALTIDLGGTPAERVDRLVVDWPSQSLRATSLIDTPGIASMSADTSARAGAFLVPEDAPAPADAVLYLMRHLHVSDVRFLESFHDQGVAKAAPVNTVAILSRADEIGVGRLDAMASARQIAGRYRRDDKLRSLCQTVVAVAGLLAQSGRTMRQAEFTALSALAKAEASDTEPLLLSADRFVRASETAPLDPETRAALLDRFGLFGVRLGITLIRRGTDDPGALSAELVKRSGLDELRTVLTTQFTERRDLLKSRSALLALELVLAREPIPASVPLAREVERITAGAHEFTELRLLTALRTRVVTLPKDVRAEAERLLGGDGGTPAARLGLDPSADPAQLREAALAALGGWQRRAESPLSDRSQVGTARTLVRTCEGLLASLPR, from the coding sequence GTGAGCTCGCTCGGGGTGGCCGTGCGCGGCGTGCTGCGCGACGGCGTCGAGGCCTACCGCGACAGCCCGCAGGCCACGGCGTGGCTGCGCCAGCACCTGGCCCGGTTCGAGGAGCCGCTGCGGGTGGCGATCGCCGGCAAGGTCAAGGCCGGCAAGTCGACGCTGCTCAACGCGCTGGTCGGCGAGGAGATCGCGCCCACCGACGCGGGGGAGTGCACGCGGGTCGTCACCTGGTACCAGGACGGGCCCAGCCCCAAGGTCATCATGATCCCGCGCGAGGGCCGGCCGCGGCCGCTGACGGTGGCCCGCCGCGACGGCGCGCTGACCATCGACCTCGGGGGCACGCCGGCCGAGCGCGTCGACCGGCTCGTCGTCGACTGGCCGTCGCAGAGCCTGCGCGCGACCTCGCTCATCGACACCCCGGGCATCGCCTCGATGTCGGCCGACACCTCGGCCCGCGCCGGGGCGTTCCTGGTGCCCGAGGACGCGCCCGCCCCGGCCGACGCCGTGCTCTACCTCATGCGCCACCTGCACGTCTCCGACGTGCGGTTCCTGGAGTCCTTCCACGACCAGGGCGTGGCGAAGGCGGCCCCGGTCAACACGGTGGCGATCCTGTCGCGGGCCGACGAGATCGGCGTCGGGCGCCTCGACGCGATGGCCTCGGCCCGCCAGATCGCCGGGCGCTACCGCCGCGACGACAAGCTGCGCTCGCTGTGCCAGACGGTCGTCGCGGTCGCCGGGCTGCTCGCGCAGAGTGGACGCACGATGCGCCAGGCCGAGTTCACGGCGCTGTCGGCGCTGGCGAAGGCCGAGGCGTCCGACACCGAGCCGCTGCTGCTCTCGGCCGACCGGTTCGTCCGGGCGTCGGAGACGGCCCCGCTCGACCCCGAGACCCGCGCCGCGCTGCTCGACCGCTTCGGCCTGTTCGGCGTCCGCCTGGGCATCACGCTGATCCGCCGCGGCACCGACGACCCGGGCGCGCTGTCGGCCGAGCTCGTCAAGCGCAGCGGGCTCGACGAGCTGCGCACGGTGCTGACGACGCAGTTCACCGAGCGCCGCGACCTGCTCAAGTCCCGCTCGGCGCTGCTGGCGCTGGAGCTCGTGCTGGCGCGCGAGCCGATCCCCGCTTCGGTGCCGCTGGCCCGCGAGGTCGAGCGGATCACCGCAGGTGCGCACGAGTTCACCGAGCTGCGGCTGCTCACCGCGCTGCGCACGCGGGTCGTGACGCTGCCCAAGGACGTGAGGGCCGAGGCCGAGCGCCTGCTCGGCGGCGACGGCGGCACCCCGGCGGCCCGGCTCGGGCTCGACCCGTCGGCCGACCCGGCGCAGCTGCGCGAGGCCGCCCTCGCCGCACTGGGCGGGTGGCAGCGCCGGGCCGAGAGCCCGCTGTCGGACCGCTCCCAGGTCGGTACGGCCCGCACGCTGGTGCGCACGTGCGAGGGGCTGCTGGCGTCGCTGCCGCGCTAG